In the genome of Rhizobium etli 8C-3, one region contains:
- a CDS encoding VOC family protein, whose product MSVKRIVANIVVSDIKAAKAFYQGILGMDVVMDHGWIVTYAADASTRPQVSFAIEGGSGTPVPDLSIEVDNLDEVYQRVIGEGIAVEYGPASEPWGVRRFYVRDPFGRLVNILRHA is encoded by the coding sequence ATGAGCGTCAAACGCATTGTCGCGAACATCGTGGTTTCCGATATAAAAGCCGCCAAGGCTTTCTATCAGGGCATCCTCGGCATGGATGTCGTCATGGATCATGGGTGGATCGTGACTTATGCGGCGGATGCGAGCACCAGGCCGCAGGTCAGCTTTGCGATCGAAGGCGGCTCCGGGACGCCGGTGCCCGATCTTTCTATCGAAGTCGACAATCTCGACGAGGTCTATCAGCGGGTCATCGGCGAAGGCATCGCGGTGGAATATGGTCCGGCGAGCGAGCCTTGGGGGGTGCGGCGGTTTTACGTGCGCGACCCTTTCGGCCGGCTGGTGAATATTCTGAGGCACGCTTGA
- a CDS encoding antibiotic biosynthesis monooxygenase family protein, with the protein MRISSLPAPPYYMVSFTSQRTDVDDGYGEMGHAMTELASRQPGYLGFESARGADGFGILISYWKDEASIRAWKSVVDHVEAQRRGRKDWYSRYEIRVALVQRAYGFDFAKQ; encoded by the coding sequence ATGCGCATTTCCTCTTTACCAGCCCCTCCGTACTATATGGTCAGCTTCACCTCGCAGCGAACGGATGTGGACGATGGTTATGGCGAGATGGGCCATGCAATGACCGAACTCGCAAGTCGACAACCGGGTTATCTTGGCTTCGAAAGTGCTCGCGGAGCAGACGGCTTCGGCATATTAATCTCCTACTGGAAGGACGAGGCAAGCATCCGTGCGTGGAAGTCGGTCGTCGATCATGTCGAAGCACAACGTCGAGGACGCAAAGACTGGTACTCCCGATACGAAATTCGAGTGGCACTTGTTCAGCGAGCCTATGGGTTTGACTTTGCGAAGCAGTAA
- a CDS encoding SRPBCC family protein, which translates to MPNTIRLHRVLATSPEKIYRAFLEADALAKWLPPDGFTCTVHHFESTVGGKFKMSFRNFTTGKSHAFGGEYVELVPAERLRYTDKFDDPNLPGEMEVTVILKKVSVGTELEITQAGVPDVIPPEACYLGWQESLQNLARLVEPEINE; encoded by the coding sequence ATGCCGAACACAATACGCTTGCATCGCGTCCTGGCAACCAGCCCGGAGAAGATCTACCGCGCGTTTCTCGAAGCGGATGCGCTCGCCAAGTGGCTTCCCCCTGACGGCTTTACCTGCACAGTGCACCACTTCGAATCGACAGTCGGCGGAAAGTTCAAAATGTCCTTCCGGAATTTCACAACAGGAAAAAGCCACGCATTTGGTGGCGAATATGTCGAGCTCGTCCCGGCAGAACGGCTGCGCTACACGGACAAATTCGACGACCCTAACCTGCCTGGCGAAATGGAAGTCACTGTGATCTTGAAGAAAGTTTCGGTCGGTACCGAGTTGGAGATAACGCAGGCAGGTGTGCCCGACGTTATTCCACCAGAGGCTTGTTACCTCGGCTGGCAGGAGTCGCTGCAAAACCTGGCACGGCTTGTCGAGCCGGAGATCAATGAGTAG
- a CDS encoding extensin family protein — protein MESIVSTSLLRRVALPVLISTSLATCSISDGMIPPASVDRGTKVSSISPMPGQGAMRMAPADAQPSYPVSNAPVSNTEGSIDYLDTPNLAGTGHSARPGSQPMPRKLPAVHGDENLAQAQGQPQNWGGTQQLSVPSGGVNMDAELGAEPVVGLAQEQHMQIAEGNSAEPVVDGIGTDNPTQLNRTAMPRSAAQAEMSRAPVWNDGSSVIEPSRVPEEDESQDVAMLRPNDPMMSRPVAPDPNVMPASELACRRELKRMGVIFADKPAINDGPSCQVPYPVSLQGLSGNIGVRPAVTLNCQVTLAFAKWVKNELAPSARFRYWSGVKTIQPLGGYSCRRMNNSRQRYNPMSEHARGNAIDVGKFVLKNGHQIDVRRKGLFSFREGRLLRAVRSDSCRYFNTVLGPGSNPEHWNHFHFDLRSRKGGRVYCG, from the coding sequence ATGGAGAGTATTGTGTCTACCTCCCTTTTGCGGCGCGTCGCGCTGCCGGTGCTGATATCCACCAGCCTTGCGACCTGTTCCATCAGCGACGGCATGATACCGCCGGCAAGCGTCGACCGGGGCACGAAGGTGAGTTCGATCTCGCCGATGCCGGGTCAAGGCGCGATGCGCATGGCACCCGCCGACGCCCAACCGTCCTATCCTGTTTCCAATGCACCGGTATCGAACACCGAAGGCTCGATCGATTATCTCGACACGCCGAACCTTGCGGGCACCGGACATTCTGCGCGCCCCGGCAGCCAGCCGATGCCGAGGAAGCTGCCGGCAGTCCATGGTGATGAGAATCTGGCGCAAGCGCAGGGGCAGCCTCAGAACTGGGGCGGCACCCAGCAGCTTTCCGTGCCTTCCGGCGGCGTCAACATGGATGCCGAGCTTGGCGCGGAGCCCGTCGTCGGGCTGGCGCAGGAACAGCACATGCAGATCGCCGAAGGAAACTCGGCTGAACCTGTGGTCGACGGGATCGGCACCGACAATCCGACGCAATTGAACCGGACGGCCATGCCGCGGTCCGCCGCCCAGGCGGAAATGAGCCGTGCCCCCGTGTGGAACGACGGCAGTTCGGTGATCGAGCCGTCGCGCGTTCCGGAAGAGGACGAGAGCCAGGACGTGGCGATGCTCAGGCCGAACGACCCGATGATGAGCCGACCGGTTGCCCCGGACCCGAACGTGATGCCGGCCTCAGAGCTTGCCTGCCGCCGCGAGTTGAAACGCATGGGCGTGATCTTCGCCGATAAGCCGGCGATCAACGACGGCCCGTCCTGCCAGGTGCCTTATCCGGTCTCGCTGCAGGGGCTTTCCGGCAATATCGGCGTGAGGCCTGCGGTGACGCTGAATTGCCAGGTGACACTTGCCTTCGCCAAATGGGTGAAGAACGAGCTCGCGCCATCGGCCCGTTTTCGCTACTGGTCCGGTGTCAAGACGATCCAGCCGCTCGGCGGTTATTCCTGCCGGCGCATGAACAACAGCCGCCAGAGATACAATCCGATGTCCGAACACGCACGCGGCAACGCGATCGACGTCGGCAAGTTCGTGCTGAAGAACGGCCACCAGATCGACGTGCGCAGGAAGGGCCTCTTCTCTTTCCGCGAGGGCAGGCTGCTGAGGGCTGTGCGTTCCGACAGCTGCCGGTACTTCAACACCGTGCTCGGCCCCGGTAGCAATCCGGAGCACTGGAACCATTTTCACTTCGATCTCAGATCCCGCAAAGGCGGCAGGGTCTATTGCGGTTAA
- a CDS encoding methyl-accepting chemotaxis protein: MRNIKISTRLYCLVGLTLAIFVATMIFFLNYSYSELEMERKSGLAQMDSTAVNILQKYYKMEQAGTLTRDEAQKAAKDVVAAMRYGGSGYFWINDMRPVMVMHPIKPELNGTDLSQNKDPAGKFLFMEFVNVVKAHGEGFVDYYWPKPGADQPVLKYSHVAGFEPWGWIVGTGVYSDDLAALYWQNAIWTAIFCAIGAAIIVSVAYAIVKSVTAPVARIGAAMHEIAGENGAVEVSDSDRRDEIGHMAKALLVLRDSMLDRSRMRAREDERQREIDGERRGNEESLRAAAERQNHAMQALGAGLEKLAMGDLTVSIGDLGEDYSKLRSDFNAAVGALNDVIQAIAESSNVVNDNASGISEATNNLSKRTEQQAAALEETAAALDEITATVRTASERATEAREMVAETKASAGKSGEIVRNAVSAMSRIEESSSRIGQIIGVIDEIAFQTNLLALNAGVEAARAGEAGRGFAVVAQEVRELAQRSANAAKEIKTLISNSAAEVESGVALVRSTGDALVEIETLVNKVNDHVNTIATAAREQATGLHEINTSVNHMDQMTQQNAAMVEETTAASQTLAEESSQLRTLLAKFRLDSRASQRNARLAA; the protein is encoded by the coding sequence ATGCGTAACATCAAGATATCAACGCGTCTCTATTGTCTCGTCGGCCTGACGCTGGCGATCTTTGTCGCGACGATGATTTTCTTTCTGAACTATTCTTATTCCGAACTGGAAATGGAGAGAAAATCGGGTCTTGCGCAGATGGACTCGACGGCGGTCAACATCCTGCAGAAATACTACAAGATGGAACAGGCAGGGACGCTGACGCGCGATGAGGCGCAAAAGGCTGCCAAAGACGTGGTCGCCGCCATGCGCTATGGCGGCAGCGGCTACTTCTGGATCAACGACATGCGCCCTGTCATGGTGATGCACCCGATCAAGCCGGAGCTGAACGGTACCGACCTTTCGCAGAACAAGGACCCGGCCGGCAAATTCCTTTTCATGGAGTTCGTCAATGTCGTGAAGGCCCATGGCGAGGGTTTTGTCGACTACTATTGGCCTAAACCGGGTGCTGATCAGCCCGTCCTGAAATACTCGCACGTTGCTGGCTTCGAGCCATGGGGCTGGATCGTCGGCACCGGCGTCTATTCCGACGATCTTGCAGCGCTCTACTGGCAGAATGCGATCTGGACGGCGATATTTTGCGCGATCGGGGCTGCAATCATCGTTTCCGTTGCCTATGCGATCGTCAAGAGCGTTACCGCACCTGTCGCACGCATCGGCGCGGCGATGCATGAGATCGCCGGCGAAAACGGTGCGGTCGAAGTCTCCGACAGCGACCGGCGTGACGAGATCGGCCACATGGCAAAGGCCCTGCTGGTATTGCGCGACTCGATGCTCGACCGCAGCAGAATGCGTGCCCGTGAAGACGAGCGCCAGCGCGAGATCGACGGCGAACGCCGAGGCAATGAAGAGAGCCTGCGTGCTGCAGCCGAGCGCCAGAACCACGCGATGCAGGCGCTGGGCGCCGGCCTCGAGAAGCTTGCAATGGGCGACCTCACGGTTTCGATCGGCGATCTGGGCGAGGACTATTCAAAGCTGCGCTCCGACTTCAATGCTGCCGTCGGCGCCCTCAACGACGTCATCCAGGCGATCGCCGAATCGAGCAATGTCGTGAACGACAACGCATCGGGTATCAGCGAGGCCACCAACAATCTGTCGAAGCGCACCGAGCAGCAGGCTGCTGCGCTCGAAGAGACGGCAGCCGCACTCGATGAGATCACCGCAACGGTGCGGACCGCGTCCGAACGGGCGACCGAAGCCCGCGAGATGGTCGCCGAGACCAAGGCGAGTGCTGGGAAATCCGGTGAAATCGTACGGAATGCGGTTAGCGCGATGAGCCGGATTGAGGAGTCCTCCAGCCGGATCGGCCAGATCATCGGGGTGATTGACGAGATCGCCTTCCAGACCAACCTTTTGGCGCTCAATGCAGGTGTCGAGGCCGCACGCGCAGGCGAGGCCGGCCGGGGCTTTGCGGTCGTCGCGCAAGAGGTTCGCGAACTCGCGCAACGTTCGGCAAATGCCGCCAAGGAGATCAAGACACTGATCAGCAACTCGGCGGCGGAAGTTGAATCCGGTGTGGCGCTGGTTCGCTCCACGGGCGATGCTCTGGTCGAGATCGAGACGCTGGTGAACAAGGTCAACGACCATGTGAATACAATTGCCACCGCCGCGCGAGAGCAGGCTACGGGCCTCCACGAGATCAACACCTCCGTCAACCACATGGATCAGATGACCCAGCAGAACGCTGCCATGGTGGAGGAAACGACGGCGGCGAGCCAGACGCTTGCCGAAGAGAGCAGTCAGCTTCGTACGCTGCTTGCCAAGTTCCGCCTCGACTCGCGCGCGTCGCAGCGTAACGCGCGACTTGCAGCTTGA
- a CDS encoding acyl-CoA thioesterase, producing the protein MTETVRPKGELTLRTLAMPGDANPAGDIFGGWVMAQMDLASGIRAAERARGRVVTAAVKEMAFQLPVKIGDTLSVFTDIDRVGRTSITLCVEAWAHRSRYNKMEKVTAGTFIMVALDENGAPKPVPED; encoded by the coding sequence ATGACCGAGACCGTAAGGCCGAAAGGCGAATTGACGCTCCGCACGCTTGCCATGCCCGGCGATGCCAACCCCGCAGGCGATATCTTCGGCGGATGGGTTATGGCGCAGATGGACCTGGCGAGCGGGATTCGCGCCGCCGAACGCGCCAGGGGCCGCGTGGTCACCGCAGCTGTCAAGGAAATGGCCTTCCAGTTGCCGGTGAAGATCGGCGACACGCTTTCGGTCTTTACCGATATCGACCGCGTCGGCCGCACCTCGATTACCCTTTGCGTCGAGGCCTGGGCGCACCGTTCTCGCTACAACAAGATGGAAAAGGTCACGGCCGGCACCTTCATCATGGTGGCGCTCGACGAGAACGGGGCGCCGAAGCCGGTCCCCGAGGATTGA
- a CDS encoding oxidoreductase, translating into MSSQNSGVALVTGASSGIGLVTAQALVKAGYRVFGTSRKPVVGPQGITMLVCDVTDEASVQAMIAEIITQTGRIDLVVNNAGVGLLGGAEESSIAQAQRLFDVNVFGVARIVNAVLPVMRAQKSGRIINMSSILGLIPSPFNAFYASTKHAIEGYSESLDHEVRAFGIRVVLVEPGVTRTSFEENLTRADKPLPVYASERARSEILMRKWVEDGDAPQVVADTVIKAAKAKKPNLRYTAGKQSGQVRALRRYLPERVIDGILRKFNGFPA; encoded by the coding sequence ATGAGCAGTCAAAACAGCGGCGTCGCGTTAGTGACCGGTGCTTCCTCGGGCATTGGACTTGTAACCGCGCAAGCATTGGTTAAGGCCGGATATCGCGTGTTCGGCACCAGCCGCAAACCGGTGGTCGGTCCGCAAGGCATAACGATGCTCGTCTGCGACGTCACGGACGAAGCCTCGGTACAGGCAATGATTGCCGAGATCATCACGCAGACCGGACGCATCGACCTGGTCGTTAATAATGCCGGCGTAGGCCTCCTCGGTGGTGCGGAAGAGTCTTCCATTGCCCAGGCACAGCGACTGTTCGACGTCAACGTGTTTGGAGTTGCTCGCATCGTCAATGCAGTATTGCCAGTCATGCGTGCACAGAAAAGCGGTCGGATCATCAACATGAGTTCGATCCTTGGCCTGATCCCGTCTCCGTTCAATGCCTTCTATGCCTCGACTAAGCATGCCATCGAAGGCTACTCGGAATCACTCGATCATGAGGTGCGCGCTTTTGGTATCCGTGTTGTGCTCGTCGAACCCGGAGTGACGCGCACCTCGTTCGAAGAAAATCTGACGCGCGCCGATAAGCCGCTGCCAGTATATGCTTCCGAGCGGGCGCGCAGCGAAATCCTGATGCGCAAGTGGGTCGAAGATGGAGACGCTCCGCAGGTCGTTGCGGACACGGTGATCAAGGCCGCGAAGGCGAAGAAGCCCAACCTGCGCTACACTGCCGGCAAGCAGTCCGGTCAGGTCCGCGCCCTGCGTCGCTACCTGCCGGAACGAGTAATTGACGGAATCTTGCGTAAGTTCAATGGCTTTCCAGCCTAA
- a CDS encoding GYD domain-containing protein yields the protein MAMYLTRFSYTPETWARMIENPEDRREAARTYIESVGGKLHGFWYAFGEHDGWNLWEAPDNASMAAVALAIGAGGALSSIETTVLLSVEDTIEALGKAKSIQYRPPAA from the coding sequence ATGGCCATGTATCTCACGCGCTTCAGCTACACGCCCGAGACGTGGGCGCGCATGATTGAAAACCCCGAGGATCGCCGAGAGGCGGCACGTACTTACATTGAATCCGTGGGCGGAAAACTCCATGGGTTCTGGTATGCCTTTGGCGAGCATGATGGTTGGAATCTCTGGGAGGCGCCTGATAACGCATCGATGGCAGCCGTCGCACTTGCTATCGGCGCAGGAGGCGCGCTCAGCTCTATCGAGACCACTGTCCTCCTCAGCGTCGAGGATACGATTGAAGCCTTGGGAAAGGCCAAGTCGATTCAGTATCGTCCACCGGCAGCCTAG
- a CDS encoding DUF1254 domain-containing protein yields MNITKRDFTKGLVLAAGFAGFGSATAQAADIVETEARAIAKEAYIYGFPLVDNYRIQHAYFVDAKNPEYKGPWNQLVNIPRVYTPADTAVQTPNSDTPYSMIGMDLRAEPMVLTVPPIEKDRYFSIQLIDAYTFNFDYIGSRATGNDGGSFLIAGPGWKGETPQGIKKVFISETELIIAAYRTQLFNADDLDNVKKIQAGYKAEPLSKFLGQTAVESAPAIDFIKPLTPEEEKTSPEFFNILNFILQYCPTDPSETELMARFAKIGVGPGKTFDASTLSPETKTALDQGMADAWADLAALRKRVDAGEVTSGDMFGTREYLKNNYLYRMAAAVLGIYGNSKQEAMYPIYAVDSDGKKLDGANKYTVHFAADQLPPVSAFWSLTMYNLPESLLVANPINRYLLNSPMLPQFVKDPDGGLTFYVQNESPGKDKEPNWLPAPKGPFFIAMRLYWPKQAALEGTWKQPPMTPAS; encoded by the coding sequence GTGAACATAACAAAACGCGATTTCACGAAGGGTCTGGTTTTGGCTGCGGGGTTTGCTGGGTTTGGCTCCGCGACGGCTCAAGCCGCCGACATCGTTGAGACGGAGGCGCGCGCCATCGCCAAGGAGGCCTATATCTACGGCTTTCCGCTGGTCGACAACTACCGCATTCAGCACGCCTACTTCGTCGACGCCAAGAATCCCGAATACAAAGGCCCCTGGAACCAGCTCGTCAATATCCCGCGTGTCTATACGCCAGCCGACACGGCGGTTCAGACACCCAACTCGGATACACCCTACTCGATGATCGGCATGGACTTGCGCGCAGAACCGATGGTGCTGACGGTGCCACCCATCGAGAAGGATCGCTATTTCAGTATTCAGTTGATCGACGCGTACACTTTCAATTTCGACTACATAGGCAGCCGTGCGACTGGCAACGACGGCGGCAGCTTCCTTATCGCCGGACCCGGCTGGAAGGGCGAGACGCCCCAAGGCATCAAGAAGGTCTTCATCTCGGAAACCGAGCTTATCATCGCAGCCTACCGCACGCAGCTCTTCAATGCGGATGATCTCGACAACGTCAAGAAAATCCAGGCTGGCTACAAGGCAGAGCCGCTGTCCAAATTTCTCGGCCAGACCGCGGTGGAAAGCGCGCCTGCGATCGATTTCATCAAGCCGCTGACGCCGGAAGAAGAGAAGACCTCGCCCGAGTTTTTTAACATCCTGAACTTCATCCTGCAGTACTGTCCGACCGATCCGTCCGAAACCGAGCTCATGGCGCGTTTCGCCAAAATCGGGGTCGGGCCAGGCAAGACCTTTGACGCCAGCACACTTTCACCCGAAACGAAAACCGCCCTCGATCAGGGAATGGCCGACGCCTGGGCTGATCTTGCGGCCTTGCGTAAACGCGTCGACGCGGGGGAAGTGACCTCCGGCGATATGTTTGGCACACGCGAATATCTGAAGAACAATTATCTCTACCGCATGGCAGCTGCTGTGCTCGGCATCTACGGCAATTCAAAACAGGAGGCGATGTATCCGATCTATGCCGTCGATTCCGATGGCAAGAAACTTGACGGAGCTAACAAATACACCGTCCACTTCGCAGCTGACCAATTGCCCCCGGTCAGCGCGTTTTGGTCGCTGACCATGTACAATCTGCCGGAGAGCCTGCTCGTCGCCAACCCGATCAACCGTTACTTGCTCAATTCCCCAATGCTGCCGCAGTTTGTCAAGGACCCCGATGGCGGACTGACGTTTTATGTCCAGAACGAATCCCCCGGCAAGGACAAGGAGCCGAATTGGCTGCCTGCGCCCAAGGGACCGTTCTTCATTGCAATGCGCCTCTACTGGCCGAAGCAAGCGGCACTCGAGGGCACGTGGAAGCAGCCGCCCATGACGCCTGCGTCATAA
- a CDS encoding LysR substrate-binding domain-containing protein codes for MRYDLNLLPVFLALMEERSVTRAAARLGITQPALSNSLNRLRDTLRDPLFIRERYGIKPTQLAEEIAPTIEAALAQLDDLILNQQEFQPANAQRLFTLAPNSYVELVLMPALVARTRELAPGIKLRMTAFGNDLAETGVISGTTAMVLGRIVDPPDNLVVQHLMDDGLACVVSKDHPDVGDHISREQYERLKHVNVLPPGRLRAGLFQALGQHNLKREVAVSVTHFLAVPEMLVVTDYCATLPSLICRSLERDRRLKVLPAPVDLGTFPVQMAWHVRYRHDPAHRWLRSMIGELAKEMTSQAT; via the coding sequence ATGAGATACGATCTGAATCTGCTTCCGGTTTTCCTGGCCCTGATGGAGGAGCGGAGCGTGACACGGGCGGCCGCGCGACTGGGCATCACCCAGCCGGCGCTGTCGAATTCATTGAACCGCCTGCGCGACACCCTGCGGGATCCGCTGTTCATCCGGGAAAGGTACGGCATAAAGCCGACGCAACTGGCCGAGGAGATCGCTCCGACAATCGAAGCAGCGCTGGCACAACTCGACGATCTCATTTTGAATCAGCAGGAGTTTCAGCCAGCAAACGCCCAGCGACTGTTCACGCTTGCCCCCAACAGCTACGTGGAACTTGTGTTGATGCCGGCGCTTGTCGCGAGGACGCGAGAGCTGGCGCCGGGCATCAAGCTGCGCATGACAGCATTTGGCAACGATCTCGCCGAGACGGGCGTCATTTCCGGTACCACGGCGATGGTGCTTGGCCGGATCGTCGATCCGCCGGACAACCTTGTCGTCCAGCATCTGATGGACGATGGGCTGGCCTGCGTGGTGAGCAAGGACCATCCCGACGTTGGGGACCATATTTCCCGAGAACAGTATGAAAGACTCAAGCACGTGAACGTGCTCCCACCTGGTAGGCTGCGCGCCGGCCTCTTTCAGGCATTGGGGCAGCATAACCTCAAACGAGAGGTTGCCGTTTCAGTCACGCACTTCCTTGCCGTGCCAGAGATGCTTGTTGTTACGGACTACTGCGCAACGCTGCCGAGCCTTATCTGTCGAAGCCTTGAGCGGGATCGGCGCCTGAAGGTATTACCGGCGCCCGTCGACCTTGGCACTTTTCCAGTGCAGATGGCTTGGCACGTTCGCTACCGCCACGACCCGGCCCATAGGTGGCTGCGTTCGATGATCGGCGAACTTGCAAAGGAAATGACTTCTCAAGCGACCTAA
- a CDS encoding type 1 glutamine amidotransferase domain-containing protein gives MKILVVLTSHDTLGDTGKKTGFWLEELAAPYYVFKNAGAEITLASPNGGQPPLDPKSDEPMFQTELTRRFNADEAAKAQLAETVRLGSVDHKDFDTVFYPGGHGPLWDLAEDPNSIKLIESFIAAGKPIALVCHAPGVLHRVTNPNGTPFVQGRYVTGFTNSEEEAVGLTQVVPFLVEDELISLGAVFSRVKDWGVHTVVDGQLITGQNPASSSEAAEALVAALDQMKTKTA, from the coding sequence ATGAAAATCCTGGTCGTACTCACCTCCCACGACACCCTCGGCGACACCGGCAAGAAGACCGGCTTTTGGCTCGAGGAGCTGGCAGCGCCATACTACGTGTTCAAGAATGCCGGTGCTGAAATCACCCTCGCCTCTCCGAACGGCGGCCAGCCGCCCCTCGACCCGAAGAGCGACGAGCCGATGTTCCAGACCGAACTTACGCGGCGCTTCAACGCTGACGAGGCTGCCAAGGCGCAGCTCGCAGAAACCGTGCGCCTGGGCAGCGTCGACCACAAGGACTTCGATACGGTCTTCTACCCCGGAGGCCACGGCCCGTTGTGGGATCTGGCCGAAGATCCGAATTCGATCAAGCTGATCGAATCCTTCATCGCGGCCGGCAAGCCGATCGCTCTCGTTTGCCATGCACCGGGCGTCCTGCATCGCGTGACCAATCCCAACGGCACCCCGTTTGTTCAAGGCCGCTACGTCACCGGGTTCACCAACAGCGAGGAAGAGGCCGTAGGTCTTACGCAGGTCGTGCCGTTCCTCGTCGAGGACGAGCTCATCAGCCTCGGTGCGGTCTTCTCCAGGGTCAAAGACTGGGGCGTGCATACAGTCGTCGACGGCCAGCTCATTACCGGTCAGAACCCGGCATCATCGAGCGAGGCAGCAGAGGCGCTTGTGGCTGCTCTGGACCAAATGAAGACCAAGACCGCCTGA